TGGCAGTCGCTGAACGCCCAGGCCGAACGTCAGGACCGCACCGATGTCCCCATGCCGAACGGCTGGACCTGGCGCGAGCTGCTGGCGCATCTGGCGGCGTGGCAGGAGGTCACTCGCGCCAGGTTGCGGGCTGCCCCGGATGGGTACGGGCTGTCTTACCCAGCCTGGGCCAGTGGGCAGAACCCCGATGATCAGGACGTTGATGCCCTCAATGCCCGCGTCCAGTCCACTGCCCAAGGCCAAAGCTGGAAAGCTACGCAGGCCGCCTGGGAAGCGGGTTTCCAGGAAGTCTCGCGTCTAGGCAGGAGCTTCAGCGCGACGGAACTGGAGCAGGCGCGGGACTGGCTGGAGGGGTATACCCTGCTGGACGTGCTACGCGGCACCCTGGAGCATCACCATGCGGATCATCTGCCCCAAGCACAGCGCTGGCTGCAGCAGCAACCGTAACCTAGGAGAGACGTCTCTTCGGCGGTCGGTGGCGGGTTAACCGCCTGCCTGCCGTGTCCTCCCCGGGCAGCACGCCCTGCGACCAACACCACAAAGGGAGCGCCATTGCAGCGCTCCCTTTGGACGTGACATGTGGGGTGGCTCAGCCTTAGTTGTTTTCACCCAGGGTGTAAGCGCCGCTGCCGCTGTAAGTGTTGACGATCCAGCGGTAGTAGCCGCTTGCGGCAGTGTAGGAGATGCGCTCAGGGTTGGAGGTGCCGTCGGCCTGGGCGACGTAAGCCCAGCTGCTGCCGTTCCACTTCTGGAGGTAGAGGTCAAAGTCAGCGCCAGCAGGGAACTTCAGCTCGCCGGTGAGGGTTCCGCCCGCATAGTTGAAGTACTGGGTGATGTTGTTCTGACCACTATACAAGGTGCCTTCATAGGTGCGGTCATAGGTGGGCGGGGTAGGTTCGGGCGTAGGGTCCGTCGGCGTGCCGTCGCCGTTATCGGCCACGACACCGCTGGTCGTCTGAATCCAGGACTTAAAGGCGTTGACGCGGGTATAAACGCCGTAGCCGTTGCAGGCCGAGGGGCCGTACGACACGATCCCCAGCACATAGTGCTTGTTGTTCAGGACTTGGGCCAGCGGACCGCCGCTATCGCCGTTACAGCTGTCCTTGCCCTGGTAGGCTTCGCCGCAGATGGTGTTGCCGGGTGGGCGATCCGAGCCGCAGGTGGTGGGGTTGGGCGTGATAGGAATGCTGACTTCACGCAGGTTGCTGCTGATTCCAGCGTTCGCACCCGTTTTGCCCCAGCCGGAGACGACAGCGTACTTCCCTCTCACGTCCAGTACAGCTTCTACCGAATCACCGGGGATCTTACCCAGGGCCACGTTGCTGTTCAGCGTCATAGGGGTGCTGAGTTTCAGCAAGGCAATGTCGTTGGCAGTAGTGCTGTCGTTGTAGTTGGGGTGGACCCGCACGGCGCTGACGGTGCTGGTCTGTCCACCATTGGCGTAGTACAGGCTGCCTGCACGGATAGTCAAGCCATAGGAGCTGCCGTTGCTCACGCAGTGCGCGGCGGTCATCACCCAGTCTGGGGCAATCAGGCTGCCACCACAGTTGAGGCTGCCATTCTTGAGCAGGGCCACCTGATAGGGGCGAGCGCCTAGGGCGCTGGCGGTCCCGTTCACGATCTGGGCTCCCAATTCAGCGTTCAGGGTAGGGGTAGGGCGAGCGGTGGCGTTGCCCCCCTGCTGAGCACCTGTATCGGGAGAAGAAACTCCACAGGCGGCCAGCAAGAGAGACGGGATCGACATCCAGGCGAATCTTTTCATGTCTTACCTCCAAGATCAGCGGCGCCATATCCTTCCCCAACCCTCGGCTTGGTACAGAGGGCATATTTATGAACGGAGCGCCGATGATGGGGCAAGTTTAGCGCAAGGGAAACAGGAGGTATAGCCGGATCTCTCAAGCTTGACTCATCATCTCAGGTTATGCAGACGCACTGGCGCTCTCACCGCCACCCACAGCACCGCGTCCTCCTGATGCGGGCTCTAACGTGCCGTTTGATCAGGATCACCCTCTCATTTTCGGGGCGTGACAGCCAGGTGGGAAACCCATTCGGCGTGGCGAATAAATATGCGCCCCAGGCTCAGCTTGAAATCCTAACCTGGGGCACGCACCGATTCACCCGCTTTCCCAGGGTCAGCGGCTCATCGGCAGCGGTTCCATCTCGCCGCTTTCCATGCGTTCCATAATCTGGCGGCCGGTGGGGGTCTGGGCCAGGCCACCTTCCGCCGTTTCACGCAGGGCAGGCGGCATCATGCGGCCTACTTCGGCCATCGCCGTGACCACCTCGTCGGGCGGGATAAAGCTCTCGAGGTTGGCCAGCGCCAGTTGCGCTGCGCTCACCGCGTGAACTGCGAAAAAGGCATTGCGGCTGACACAGGGCACTTCCACATAGCCGCCTACGGGGTCGCACACCAGCCCGATGGTGTTGGTCAGGGCCAGTGCGGCAGCGTGAACAGCAGCGCGGGGCGAACCGCCCATCAGCTCGGTGACGGCGGCGGCGGCCATCGCAGCGCTGGACCCGATCTCGGCTTGACAGCCGCCCGCCGCGCCCGAAATAAACATCTTCTCGCTGATCGCCTTACCGATGCCCGCAGCCAGAATAAGGGGACCAACCAGTTGCTCGTCGTTCAGCCCCAGGTGGTCGGCCACGCCCAGCAAGGCACCCGGCACGGTCCCAGCGCTGCCCGCCGTGGGAGCCGCCACGATCCGGCCCATTCGGGCATTTTCCTCGTTGACGGCCATCGCGTAGGCCTGCACCCGCACCAGCAGCGGCGCATTCAGCGTGTCCTGGGCTTCCCACAGGCCCTTGGCGTTCCAGCCCACCATGCCGGTGATGCTCTTGGCGTCGTTTTGTAGGCCGCGCTCTACCGAGTCGCGCATCTCCCCGATACGGCGCAGCATCTCGGCGCGGACGGCCTGTGGGTCCAGCCCCGAGTCCTCACAGTCCTGCCGCAGCACCCATTCGGACGCGGGGGCGGGGGCCTGCATGATGTCTTCTAGTTTCATGGGTTGCTCCTTAAAAATAGATGGTAGATGGTTCTGCTGCGCTGATAGGTGATGAAGGGCCGGTAGAGGCTCCCTCGGAACATCGCGGAGGTAGGCGTCTCTACGGGGGTGGTCTGCGAGCCGACCGGCACAGTTCCGCAGGAGAGCGAGGAGACAGAGACTGGCCTGGACCTTACACCCATGTTCCGGATGACTAGAGAGGGTCTAGCCGTCCATCAGCTTGGGCATCAGCTGGACCCACTGCATACCGGAGTAGCGCCGGAAACTGTTCAGCAGGTCAGGGTGAATGCCAGGGCCGTCCAGCTCGATGGTGACCATCGCGGTGCCGCCCCGCCGGTCGCGGGTGCAGTTCAGGGTGGCAATGTTCACCTCTTCGGCAGCGATAGCCGTGGTGATGCGCGACAGCACACTGGGGCGGTCCTGGTATTGCAGTAAGAGCGTGGGGTAAGCGGCGCTCAGCTGCACAGCTACACCGTTGATCCGGGTAATCAGGATCACGCCACCACCAGTAGAACTGGCGATTATGTCCACTTGGTGGCTATGCCCCGCTGCCCGAATGCGGGCGGTGTTGGGGTGAACGTCGGCCAGTTCAATATGACTGAAATTGAAATCCACGCCTAACTCGCGGGCATCCCCGAAACTGCCGGGCAGCCGGGGATCGTCGGGCGCATAGCCCAGCAAGCCCGCCACCAGCGCAAAGTGAGTGCCGTGCCCGCGTCCCGTCTTGGCAAACGAGGCGTGCAGACCAATGTCAGCGTGGCGCGGCACCTCGCCGAGCAAGTGATGGGCAGCCAGCCCGATGCGGCATGCGCCAGCCGTGTGGCTGCTGCTCGGCCCGACCATCACCGGCCCAACCATGTCCAGAAGCGTCATGGCAGGCAGTCTAGAGAAATGCCGCGCCCCTGGCACGAGCAACCCCTGGCGGCTGTCTGCCCAGTGGGGACAACCCCTGCGGAATGTCTGAGGACCAGGGCAAGGAGGTGGGACAAAGAGGCTCACCGATGCGGACCAGTGACCAACTGACAACAACTCAACGGGAGCGACCGCTCCAGCCGCCCGATTTGCGCCCAACCATCACCCATCAACCTTTTTCCTGCGGTCCTCGGCGCTACAGTACTTCAGTGACCTCGCCCGCTTCTTCTGCCCGCCCTGGCCGTCAGCGTTCGGTCACGCGCAGTGGCATCGTGCTGCGGCGCTGGAAGACCCCCAGGGGCGACCTGATCGTCAGCCTGCTGACCCCGCAGGGCAAGCTGAAAGCCATTGCGCGCGGTGGGCTGCGCGGCAAGCATGCCAGTCCGCTGAACCTGTTTCACCACGTGGAATTGCAGGTCTACAGCCGCCCTGGTGACGACCTGGCGGTGATCCAGCAGGCCAGCTTGGAGGGGGCGCTGTCGCGCCTGGCACTGCCGGAACGCCACCCCTACGCGCACCTGCTGGCCGAACTGGCCGAGCTGCTGTTTCAAGAAGGCGAAACCGACGAGTACGGCCCGCAGGCTTTTGACCTGTTCGCGGGGGGCCTGCGCGGTGTGGCAGGACATGCCGACCCCGAGTGGGTCACGCTGGTCATCAGTTACAAATTGCTGGCCCTGGCCGGATTTCCCCCACGCACCCGCGTTTGCGTGCGCTGCGGCGCGCCGGACCCACAGCACCCCGACCCGTTTGGCGGCGAGCTGCTGTGCGGGCGCTGCTCGCACCAGCGGGCGCTGAGTCCAAGCACGCTGGATTTCCTGAGGAATGTCGTGCGCCGCTCGGTACGCCAGAACATGGACAGCCCGGTGCCGCCAGGTGAGCGCCGGGCGCTGTGGCAAGGCCTGGAGCGCTTTGTAGGGGTACAGGTCGGCAAGGTTCGCAGCTGGCCCCAGTTGTATACCCAGCCCTAGCAAGCCCACAGTCTGCCGGGGCTGGCCCGGGTACACTGCCGGGCAGATGCGCGACCCGAAAAAGTCCACTCAGCCGCAGTCGTTCAGCCACACCGAGCTGCTGCAAGAACTGTTTCCCGGCAGTGAAGGAGTGCCGCAGGGAAGTGCTGGAGAGCCGACCCTGGGCCTGTATCCGGTCGCTGACGGACGGCTGGCCCTGGTGCATGGGCAGCAGCTGGCCGAATTCACGCCCCTGAGCGGTCAGGCCAAGGCGGCGCTGCACTGCGACCTGTGCCACTTTACGCGTTCGCCCAGCGAGGCCCGCATCTACCGGGTGGTGGTCGCCCAGCGCCGTAGCCGCTATGTGACGCTGTGCGGGAGTACCGTTCACTGCCAGCAACGGGCCGGCACAGCGGGGCTGAATGCACTGGCCGAGCGAATTTTTCCTATCGAATCTGGCGCGGAGATGTTCTAGAAGGTAGCTACACCGGCCTGGGTCAGCACAGCTTAAAGCAGGACAGGAGCATGAAAATTCCACTTTCCTCATATCTTCAGCACGGCTAGATTGGGCCATGCTTCCGCCTGCTGCGCCGCATCTTTCTCCTGAGGACGCTCAGGTTCTCTTGGCCCAACAGGGATTTTTGCTCCGCCTGAGTGACGCGATCCGCCCGCTGTCCGACGCTGCCACTTTGGAAGGCGAAGCGTGCCGCCTGCTGGGTGAACATCTCCTGGTCGGCCGGGTCTGCTACGCCGAGCTAGACGAAACGTCGCGCATCGCCCGCGTTGCCCAGGATTGGACGCGGGACGGGGTTTTCTCACTGTCAGGAAATCACCGTATGGAAGATTTTAGCTGGGCTATCGATGTGCTGTGGCAGGGGGCGGCCAGATGATCTGCGATACCCAGACCTCTTCGCTGGTTGCCCCAGCGGACCACCAAGCCTCAGCGGCACTGGGCATCATCGCCTGCATGAGCGTGCCCATTCTTAAAGAAGGTCGGTTGGTCGGCGCTTTTTCTGTGACTGACGACCGGCCACGCGACTGGACCGAAGCGGAATTGGCCCTGCTGCGTGACGTGGGAGAGCGGATGTGGGAGGCGGTCGGACGCGCCCGCGCCGAAGCGGCCTTGATGGAGTCCGAAGCGAAATACCGTACCCTCTTCAATTCCATTGACGAAGGCTTTTGCACCATTGAGGTGCTGTTTGAAGGAGGCCAGGCGGTGGATTACCGCTTCTTGGACATGAATCCGGCATTTGTCCGGCAAACCGGTATGGAAGGAGCCATAGGCCGGACCATGCGTGAATTCGTACTGGACCACGAACCTGCCTGGTTCGAGATGTATGGTCAGATTGCCCAGACGGGTCAGGCCCAGCGCTTCCAACAAGAAGCGGCTGGGTTGAACCGGTTTTACGATGTCTACGCTTTCCGGGTCGGCGCACCCGCCGCTCACCATGTGGCCGTGATTTTTAACGACATCACAGCGCGCAAGCAGGCCGACGCGCAGCTTCACGATCTGAACCGCACCCTGGAACATCGCGTCACCGAACGTACCCAGGAACTGATGAACGAGCGGGTGGCCTTAGAGATACTGAACGAGGAACTGGAAGCCTTCAACTACAGCGTGTCATACGACTTGATGACACCCGTGCGGCATGTCGAAGGCTTTGCCAGACTGGCGGCCAAAAATCTGGAGGACCCTGTCAAGGCACAGCGGCATCTGGACACGGTGCCGCAAGGAGCGCGGCGCATGGAAACCCTGATTGAAGCCAGGCTGACGCTGTCGCGCACTGGACGGCGCGAGCCGAAGATCAGTGCGGTTGACCTTGGCCAACTGGCGGAGCAGGCCCAGCTGGACGTGCAAGCTCAAGTGGGAGAGCGTCAGGTAGAGTGGCACATCGGTCCCTTGCCGCAGGTGCAAGGAGACAGCGGAATGTTGCAGCAAGTCATGACCAATCTGCTGGACAATGCCGTGAAGTACAGCTGCACCCGCGACCAGGCCGTTATTGAAGTCTGGGCAGAAGAAGCCGGCGGGCAGTGGAATGTCTTTGTGCGGGACAATGGCGTGGGGTTCAATCCGGAAGACGGCCACAAACTGTTCGGTATCTTCCAGCGCCTGCACCGTCAGGACGCATTCGCGGGCACCGGCGTAGGCCTTTCGTTGGTGCGCCGGACCGTTTTGCGGCATGGCGGCACGGTCAGTGCTACTGGAGCAGTGGGTCAGGGAGGCACCTTCCAGATCACCTCGCCCAAGCCTGCCGCCTAGGATGTTCTATGCTGATGGGCACCATGGACCCTGCCATATGGGAGCAACTGAACCTGATGAGCGGCCTGCTGGTAGCAGCCGTCCTGAGTGGCCTGATCGGCTGGGAGCGTGAGCGTCATCAGCGCAGCACCCATACTGCCGGGCTACGCACGCACATCCTGGTGGGGGTCAGTGCAGCGCTGTTCATTGTGCTGGGCGAGAACCTGGTGACCTCCTTCGCCAAAGAGGACGATCAGGTGCGCTTTGACATGATCGGCATTCTGGGAGCCGTCGTCAGCGGGGTCAGTTTTCTGGGGGCAGGGGCCATCTTCTCATCCAAAGGTGGTGAAGGTGCCAAGGGACTGACCACCGCAGCTGGACTGCTGGCTACCGCCGCCGTCGGGGTGGCCTGCGGGCTGCATCTGTATGTTCTGGCCGCCGGAGCGACTGCACTGTTTCTCTTTACCCTGGGACCACTCAGCCGTCTCAGCGCCCAGGCACAACAGGAGGACGTAGCCAAGCCACCTCAACATCGCTCCTGATTGCCGTTTCATACAGGGTTTGAAGCAGTACTAGAGAGTGGGTGCCGTCAGACCCGGTCCATGTCAGTATGCAGCATGAGGACGAAGACCAGACTGTCGCTTCTGCAACATCTCGCCCGCTTTGTGCTGGGAGCCGCCCTGATCACTGCTGGTACCGGGCACCTTACTTTTGCCCGCAAAGAATTCCCGGCGCAGGTGCCCAAAATGCTGACCGACGGCCCGCTTTACCTTGATCAGGACATGATCGTGCTGGCCTCAGGGGTGGCTGAAATCGGGCTGGGAACAGCGTTGGTGGCGCTGCCCAAAGCGCGCCGCACCGTCGGGCTCATTGCAGCGGGATTTTTCGCCGCTGTTTTTCCGGGCAACATCTCGCAGTATCTGACCGGAACCGACGCTTTCGGACTGAACTCAGACCGCGCCCGCTTTGGGCGGTTGCTGTTTCAGCCGATGCTGATCGCCTGGGCGCTGTGGAGCACCGGAGCCTGGCCGCGCCGCTAAAGGCCGGCGGCCCCGCTGACAGGACACCCAGCCGCAAATAGATATCCGCCCCATATCCAGCGGCTGGGCGCAGGGCCTACAATGCTGGGCGATTATGAGCCAATTCGATCAGCTGTACCGCCAGGTGGCCCTGAGTGTCGCCACCCATCCCGTCGTGGAAAAAGTCGTCAGCAAGCAGGGCTGGGCGCTGGCTCAGCGCTTCGTGTCGGGCGAGTCTGCCGAGGACGCCATTGAGGCCATCAAACGCCTGGAGCAGAGCGGCATCCTGGGCAACCTGGACCTGCTGGGCGAGTTCGTGACCACCCCCGAGCCTGCCAACCAAAACACCGAATTGATTTTGCAGGCCATGGACAAGGTTCACGCCGCCGGCCTGACCCCTTACAACTCCATCAAGTTGTCTTCTATCGGCCAGGGTCAGCAGATCGGCGGCCAAGACCTGGGTGACGTGAACGCCCGGCGTATCGTGGCGCGCGCCAAGCAGTACGGCGGCTTCGTGAACCTGGACATGGAAGACCATCCCCGCGTGGATGAAACGCTGCGGCTGTTTCGCGAGTTGGTGCAGGAATTTGGCAACCAGCATGTCGGCACGGTGCTGCAAGCCTACCTGCACCGCACCGAGGAAGACCGCCGCAGCCTGGACGATCTGAAGCCCAACCTGCGAATCGTCAAGGGTGCCTACCTGGAGCCTGAAAGCGTCGCCATGCAGGACAAGGCCGAAATTGACGCTGCTTACCGCCGCTTGGTGTACGAACACCTGCAAGCTGGCAACTACTGCAATGTGGCCACCCACGACCACAACATCATTTACGACGTGATGCACTTCGAACTGGCCCATGGCATTCCCAAGAGCCAGTTCGAGTTCCAGCTGCTGTACGGCATCCGCGAAGACCTTCAGCGTGAACTGGCTGCGCAGGGCTACACCGTCCGCTCGTACATTCCCTTCGGCAAAGAGTGGTACGGTTACTACTCACGCCGTATCGCCGAACGCCCCAAGAATGTACTGTTTGTGTTGCGTGGCCTGATCTGATCCCGCCAACATCCTAAGAAAAAGGTCCCTTATCTGGGGCCTCTTTGCTGTTGAACTGTCCCGTTTAGCCCTGTGCCACACCTTTACTGACTCCACGCAGGGCTTTTTTCATCGGCATGGGTCTGGGCAAGCACGGCCAGATCGGCCAAGCTGACGGCCCCTTCCACTTTGCCGCCCTCAGCCATGGCCAGGCGGCGCAGCTGCCGGTCGGCCCCTAAAGAACCCTCAGTTCTCCTGAGGTGATGCCAAGAGAACTGAGGGCCGTGATTGACAGACCAGGCTTAGCGCATCAGCCAGCTGAACAGCTGCGCGGTCAGGGTATTGCGTGCCTGTGGGGTCAGACCTTCCAGGCCAAAGCCCAGATTTGCTGACTTATAGGTTCCTGCATCAAATAAAACGATGGAACCCGTTTCCGTGGACTGTGCGGTGATCTGCGGCGCGGCCCGGCCTGCGGCGCGGCGCGGGTTCGGGTCGGCAGGCAGGCTCTGGGCGCTGATCTGCGTGGTCCAGTTCCCGGCCACCACGGCGCCGCGGGTGGCGGCCAGCACATCCGGGTACAGTTGGTTGGCTGCACTGCCGCTGGCGTTCAGGCTGTAGTTCGTCACGCCCAGCGGCGCAGCGGTCCTGAAGACAGATGTGCCACTCGAATCCTGTACAAAGCGGCTGCCCAGATAAGTGTCGTAGAAAGTCGTCTTGCCCACGTCATAACCGATATCCTGCCCAGTCAGGAGCACCCGGCCACCGCCCTGCATATAGGCCATCAGGTTCTGGATATCCTGGCTGGTCAGCGTATTGGTGTAAGCATCACCCGTGGCCCAAAGTACGATGTCGGCTTTGCGCATCTCGCTCAGGGGCACTGACCCACGCCGGGTATCCCAGACGTACGCTCCACCTGTGACGGCATTGGCCTTGACCGCATCGCGCAGGTAGGTGGTGACATCCTTAGCGCTGCCGCCGTCATCGTCCACCAGCAGCACGCGGGGCTTGGTGGTCGGCGCAGGAGCTGGCGTGGGTTGAGGCGCAGGAGCGGGAGCGGGTGCTGGCGCTGGTTGAGACACAGGGTTCTTGATAAAGCAGGCCTTACGCACACCAGGTGCGGGATTGGTCCCCCATTCGGTCACCGTGCACAGGAAGCTGTCTTCGGTGCTGGTTCCAGTCACAAATTTGCCATTGGCTCCGAAAGCCACTTCCCGCTGGGTAGCTCCCGTACAACGGCTGTTTTCCCAACCACAGAACGTGAAGCCGGCTGGACCTGTGGGATTGGCCGGAGTGGGGGATGGCGTTGGCACCGGGGGAGGCGTGGGTACAGGCGCCGGTGCTGGGGTGGGCGTAGGGGTCGGAGCAGGTGCGGGTACAGGCGCTGGAGCTGGCGTGGGCGTAGGGGTCGGAGTTGGCGCGGGGGTGGGGGTGGGCGTGGGAGCTGGGGTTGGAGCAGGCGCGGGAGTCGGCTGGTTCAAGTTCACACCCAGCTTGGTCATGGCGGCGGGCAGATTGATCAGACCGTGGCCCACGTTGTTGTTCTTGGTCGCTCCGCCACTGGCCGTGGTATACAGCGCATCCTTGATGGCTGGGACGGTGCTGCCAGGCCGCGCCTGAAGCATCAGCGCGGTTGCCCCAGCCACCAGTGGGCTGGCCTGGGAAGACCCACTCAGGGCGGCGTACCCACCACCCGGCACCGAGCTGGTCAGGGCCACACCCGGCGCAGCGATGTCCGGCTTGGTCACGGTGACGTTCTGGCCGCCGATATTCCAAATGGCTGGACCACGGCTGCTGAAGGTCGCCACCTGGCCGTTGCTGTCCACCGCGCCTACACCGATCGCTTCGGGGATGTTGCCGGGGCTCCCCGTCGTGCCCGCTGAGGGACCGTAGTTGCCGATGGCAAAGACTGGCACGACTCCTGCGCTCAGCATGTTCTGAACCGGAACCATGAATTCACTGAAGGTTCCTGGCACGCCAAGGCTCATGTTCACGATCTGGGCACCGTCATTGGTAGTAGGTTTGCCATCAGGGTCTATGACGTACTGCATCCCAGCAATCACCTGGGCAAAGGTCCCGGAGTTGTTCGGCAAGACCAGCGCACTAATCACTTTGGCATCGGGGGCCACACCCACCGATTTGCCCACCATCAGGCCAGCAGTGTGGGTGCCGTGGTTGGTGGTGTCGCGAGTCTGCGCACCGCTCACACGGTTGCCTTCAGCATCGAACTCGGCAAAAGCGGCCACTTTACCGCTCAGCTCAGGGTGGCTGGCGTCAATGCCGCTGTCCAGGTGTCCAATGCGAATTCCACTGCCCCTGAACCCTGCGGCCCAGGCCGGAAGTACACCGATCTGCTGGAGATGCGCTGGAGTGGCAGCCGGGACAGACGCCGTGCTCTGAGCCACCGTGCGCGGCACCTCGACTTGGAAGTTCTCGAAGACCTCTTTGACATTGGGCATGGAGGCCAGTGCCAAGGCCTGACGGGGCGTCAGCGGCAGATACACACTCTGGTCCAACCACAGTTCGGTGGCTTCACCCTCGCGCAGCGCTTCGTTGATCACACGGGCTGAGGGGCCTAAACCATTGATGGCCCGCGCCAGCTGAGAGCGCAACTGCCCCAGGTTCTGCTTCCCCTGGGCATTGTTGGCGAACTGAAAACGCACAATCACACCGACAGGTTCTTGCTCACCCGCCTGGAGTTTCTTCTGGAGGCCGGGAGACAGCTTGAAGGTCTGGGCGTCTGCCTGAGTGGCCAGGCCCAGCCCCAGAGCTGCCGTCAGGCTCAGGACCCATGCACCGATTCGGTTCTTCATGTCCCGCAGCCTAGCGGGCCAGTCTGTCGTCCCGCTGACCCTCAGGTGAGGAAGTCTTCAGAGATGATCAGGCTGCCGTCAGTCTGCGCTGGGGGTGTTCTGCGAAGCCTGCACCGCCTGGCGCACCGCCGCACACACCCCCTGCTGGGTCAGATCGCTCAGGCGTAGCGGGTCGGCGGGCGGCAGGGCTGCGCTGCTCAGCGCAAAAGCACTGTCACCATCCCATCCGGTATGGCTAGGGGCAATGACACGGGCCAGTGCAGCGCAAGCAGCGTCGGCCAGCCGCCGACATTCGGCCTTGGTCAGCGTATGCTCGGTGGCCACCGCCAGCAGGGTGGTGTTCTGCACCGCGCTGCCCGGCATGCCGCCGACCGGTTCAGCACCTGCTGCCTGACCCATAGGTTGCCCAGATTCATCCAGCACGTCGCCTACTGGGTTCACTACGGCCAGCACTGCCACCCCTACGCCGCCATCTTCGAGGTAAACACTGCCCAGACCGCCAGGGTGGGTCCCGGCTGGTCCACGCCATTTGCTGATGGTGGCCCCGGTCCCGGCACCGACTGCCCCGCAAGGCACCGGATCAGCGCTGGCGGCCAAGAGCGCCTGCCTTCCAGACTCGGCATCTGGTCGGGCCTGTGGATCCCCACTGCCCAGGTCATAAATCACTGCCGCCGGGACAATCGGCACCCGCGCAAAGGGGGTTTCTACCCCTATGCCACGCGCAGAAAGCTCCTGCATCACCCCGTCGGCAGCTGCCAGGCCAAAAGCACTGCCCCCGGTCAGCAGCAAGGCGTGGACCCGCTCCACGGCTTTTTCAGGGGACAGTAAGACGCCTTCACGCGTGCCGGGGCTGGAGCCCAGAAAGCTGGCGGATGCCACCGCTCCCTGCGGTGGGCAAAGAATCACGGTGCAGCCGGTGCGGCCCACCGAGTCGGTCCAGTGCCCGACCTGAAAGCTGGGCAGGGCCGTCAGGGTGCGGTTCACGGGCAGCTCAGGGAGTCTTGAGGGCGTAGCCGATGCCACGCACGGTGCGGATCAGGCCGTAGCCATCCAGGTCACGCAGCTTGGAACGCATGTTGGCC
The sequence above is a segment of the Deinococcus radiophilus genome. Coding sequences within it:
- a CDS encoding ClbS/DfsB family four-helix bundle protein, encoding MDRTELLAELRQEFQTWQSLNAQAERQDRTDVPMPNGWTWRELLAHLAAWQEVTRARLRAAPDGYGLSYPAWASGQNPDDQDVDALNARVQSTAQGQSWKATQAAWEAGFQEVSRLGRSFSATELEQARDWLEGYTLLDVLRGTLEHHHADHLPQAQRWLQQQP
- a CDS encoding serine protease, whose translation is MSIPSLLLAACGVSSPDTGAQQGGNATARPTPTLNAELGAQIVNGTASALGARPYQVALLKNGSLNCGGSLIAPDWVMTAAHCVSNGSSYGLTIRAGSLYYANGGQTSTVSAVRVHPNYNDSTTANDIALLKLSTPMTLNSNVALGKIPGDSVEAVLDVRGKYAVVSGWGKTGANAGISSNLREVSIPITPNPTTCGSDRPPGNTICGEAYQGKDSCNGDSGGPLAQVLNNKHYVLGIVSYGPSACNGYGVYTRVNAFKSWIQTTSGVVADNGDGTPTDPTPEPTPPTYDRTYEGTLYSGQNNITQYFNYAGGTLTGELKFPAGADFDLYLQKWNGSSWAYVAQADGTSNPERISYTAASGYYRWIVNTYSGSGAYTLGENN
- the sdaAA gene encoding L-serine ammonia-lyase, iron-sulfur-dependent, subunit alpha, whose product is MKLEDIMQAPAPASEWVLRQDCEDSGLDPQAVRAEMLRRIGEMRDSVERGLQNDAKSITGMVGWNAKGLWEAQDTLNAPLLVRVQAYAMAVNEENARMGRIVAAPTAGSAGTVPGALLGVADHLGLNDEQLVGPLILAAGIGKAISEKMFISGAAGGCQAEIGSSAAMAAAAVTELMGGSPRAAVHAAALALTNTIGLVCDPVGGYVEVPCVSRNAFFAVHAVSAAQLALANLESFIPPDEVVTAMAEVGRMMPPALRETAEGGLAQTPTGRQIMERMESGEMEPLPMSR
- the sdaAB gene encoding L-serine ammonia-lyase, iron-sulfur-dependent subunit beta, producing MTLLDMVGPVMVGPSSSHTAGACRIGLAAHHLLGEVPRHADIGLHASFAKTGRGHGTHFALVAGLLGYAPDDPRLPGSFGDARELGVDFNFSHIELADVHPNTARIRAAGHSHQVDIIASSTGGGVILITRINGVAVQLSAAYPTLLLQYQDRPSVLSRITTAIAAEEVNIATLNCTRDRRGGTAMVTIELDGPGIHPDLLNSFRRYSGMQWVQLMPKLMDG
- the recO gene encoding DNA repair protein RecO, producing the protein MTSPASSARPGRQRSVTRSGIVLRRWKTPRGDLIVSLLTPQGKLKAIARGGLRGKHASPLNLFHHVELQVYSRPGDDLAVIQQASLEGALSRLALPERHPYAHLLAELAELLFQEGETDEYGPQAFDLFAGGLRGVAGHADPEWVTLVISYKLLALAGFPPRTRVCVRCGAPDPQHPDPFGGELLCGRCSHQRALSPSTLDFLRNVVRRSVRQNMDSPVPPGERRALWQGLERFVGVQVGKVRSWPQLYTQP
- a CDS encoding sensor histidine kinase; protein product: MICDTQTSSLVAPADHQASAALGIIACMSVPILKEGRLVGAFSVTDDRPRDWTEAELALLRDVGERMWEAVGRARAEAALMESEAKYRTLFNSIDEGFCTIEVLFEGGQAVDYRFLDMNPAFVRQTGMEGAIGRTMREFVLDHEPAWFEMYGQIAQTGQAQRFQQEAAGLNRFYDVYAFRVGAPAAHHVAVIFNDITARKQADAQLHDLNRTLEHRVTERTQELMNERVALEILNEELEAFNYSVSYDLMTPVRHVEGFARLAAKNLEDPVKAQRHLDTVPQGARRMETLIEARLTLSRTGRREPKISAVDLGQLAEQAQLDVQAQVGERQVEWHIGPLPQVQGDSGMLQQVMTNLLDNAVKYSCTRDQAVIEVWAEEAGGQWNVFVRDNGVGFNPEDGHKLFGIFQRLHRQDAFAGTGVGLSLVRRTVLRHGGTVSATGAVGQGGTFQITSPKPAA
- a CDS encoding MgtC/SapB family protein; this translates as MDPAIWEQLNLMSGLLVAAVLSGLIGWERERHQRSTHTAGLRTHILVGVSAALFIVLGENLVTSFAKEDDQVRFDMIGILGAVVSGVSFLGAGAIFSSKGGEGAKGLTTAAGLLATAAVGVACGLHLYVLAAGATALFLFTLGPLSRLSAQAQQEDVAKPPQHRS
- a CDS encoding DoxX family protein translates to MRTKTRLSLLQHLARFVLGAALITAGTGHLTFARKEFPAQVPKMLTDGPLYLDQDMIVLASGVAEIGLGTALVALPKARRTVGLIAAGFFAAVFPGNISQYLTGTDAFGLNSDRARFGRLLFQPMLIAWALWSTGAWPRR
- a CDS encoding proline dehydrogenase family protein, translating into MSQFDQLYRQVALSVATHPVVEKVVSKQGWALAQRFVSGESAEDAIEAIKRLEQSGILGNLDLLGEFVTTPEPANQNTELILQAMDKVHAAGLTPYNSIKLSSIGQGQQIGGQDLGDVNARRIVARAKQYGGFVNLDMEDHPRVDETLRLFRELVQEFGNQHVGTVLQAYLHRTEEDRRSLDDLKPNLRIVKGAYLEPESVAMQDKAEIDAAYRRLVYEHLQAGNYCNVATHDHNIIYDVMHFELAHGIPKSQFEFQLLYGIREDLQRELAAQGYTVRSYIPFGKEWYGYYSRRIAERPKNVLFVLRGLI